The segment CTTTTTTGCTTCCTTCGCCTTTACAAATTCGCTCCACAACTCGCATTCCCCAGCCACATCCCTCACGACATGGGGTACATTGCCCACAGCTCTCTTCTGTGTAAAACTCAAGCAAATTCAAAAGCACCTTAGGCATACTGATCGTATCATCAAAAACCATCATACCGCCAGTCCCAAGAGCACTTTTATACTCCCATAAATTCTCATAATCCAAAGTAGCCTTCATAACTTCATCTTTGGTTAATACCGCAGCAGATGATCCGCCAGGGATAACGGCTTTTAGCTCTCTATTTTTCCATACGCCACCGCCAAATTCATTGATAAAATCAATCATTTTAGTCCCAAATGGCATCTCTTTAACGCATGGAGTATTCACACAACCTGTTACGGCAAATAGCAGAGTACCAGGGGATTTTGGGGTTCCTACGCTTCTATATTTTTCCCAGCCATTTTTAACTATGAAAGGCACGCTAGCGATGGTTTCGACATTATTTACCACGCACGCACTACCAAACAAAAAATCCGGCTCAGCTCTATTATGTGGTTTTAATCTAGGATGCCCCCTTTTGCCTTCAATACTCTCTAAAAGTGCGCTCTTCTCACCGCAAATATAGGCCCCAGCACCTTTACAAACTATAATTTCTAGGCCACGCCTCTCATCTTTGGATTCATTAATGGCTCTTTGGATACTTTGATACTCTTTCTCATATTCGCCCCTAATATAGATATAGGCTCTACACGCACCAAGAGCGTAAGCTGAGATTATGATACCTTCTATTAATAGATGGGGATCAAGATTGAAAATATACTTATCTTTACAAGTCCCAGGCTCGCTCTCATCGCCATTTACCACCAAATATCGTTTTTCGCTAGGCCAAGCTATCATATTTTTCCATTTGGTTCCACAATGGCCACCGCCACCGCCCTTGCCCCTTAATCCGCTTTTATCAATCGCATCTACTATATCCATTCTTGGCATTTTTAGAATTTCATCTAAATTCGCATATGCCCCATGAGCCTTAGCGACTTCTATTTTATTGGCATTAGGTATATCAAATCTAGCACTAACGACCTTCATTTTCTCTCCTTAGCCTTTCTATTAACTCCGTTATACTCTCTTTAGTCAAATCACCGATTTGCTCTAAATTTGATAACATACATGGCGCCTTCTCACAATATCCCAAGCACTCACTCTCCCCAAGGCTAAAAAGCCCATCGCTAGTAGTTTCACCCATCTTGATCCCAAGAAGATCGCTAGCGGCTTTTATCACTTCATCGCTGCCTCTTAATTTACAAGTTATGGTTTTACAAAATTTAAGCTCATATTTGCCTTTTTTGCTCTCATTAAACATAGAGTAAAAGCCCATAACTTCAGCAAAGAATATAGCCTTAATCCCAAGAGTTTTTTCTAAATACAATATATCTTCAGAGCTGATAAATCCCTGTCTCCTTTGTAAAATCCAAAGAGCTGGTAATACTAACGCCCTATCATCATCTACTTTGGTGCGAAGATTATTTAAGCCTTCTAGCTCATCTTTTGTAAATTCAAAACTCATCTATCTAGCTCCCCAGCAATTATATTTATACTACCTAAATTCAATATACTATCAGCGATCAAGCCACCTCTAACCATATCGCTAAATGCGTTTAAAGCATAGAAGCAAGGCGGTCTAAGCTTTAAGCGATATGGCATATTACCACCATCACTAACAATGAAAAATCCTAGCTCACCATTGCCCCCTTCAGTCGCACCATAAAAATGCCCCACAGGGAGCTTAATCCCATCAAAAATGATTTTAAAATGATTTATCAAAGCCTCAATATTGCCATATACTTCGCTTTTTGGCGGGAGAATTATATCTTTGTCTTTGATACAGATATCGCCATTTGGAATTCTCTTGATCGCTTGGCGGATGATAGAGACACTCTCTTTCATCTCATAAAATCTCACAAACATCCTATCATATATATCGCCACAGCTACCAACAGGGATATTAAAATCAAAGCTATCATAATAGTAATATGGCTTATCTTTTCTTAAATCATAATCCACGCCACTAGCTCTTAAATTTGGTCCAGTAAATCCATAGCTTAGAGCGTCTTGAGCGCTTATTTTACAGATATTTTGAACTCTATCTAAGAAAATTCTATTTTTTTCTATAAGAGTTAGAGTATCATCAAGACCCTTTTCAACCTCTTTTAAATAGCTCAAAAGCTCATCTTCCCAACCATCATAAAAGTCATGCGCCATACCGCCGATTCTAGCAAATGAATTTGTAAATCTAGCGCCAGTCAATCTAGATAAGAAGTTATAAATTTTCTCTCTAGGATTATATAAATACCAGTAATTTGTAAGCGCCCCCATATCCACAAACATAGCCCCAAGGCAAACCTCATGATCTATAATGCGAGCCAACTCACCCAAAATCACACGCATAAAAATCGCTCTATCAGGCAAGGTAACACCCAAGATATCCTCTACCGCCTTAGCATATCCGACATTATTTAGCATAGCAGAGCAGTAGTTTAGCCTATCGGTATATGGTATGATCTGGGCATAGGTATGAGTCTCACAAGACTTCTCAAATCCCCTATGTAAATAGCCAATTTCAGTTACACAAGCAGCTATTTTCTCACCATCTAAAGCCATAAAATTGCGTATCGTCCCGTGCGTAGCAGGATGTGATGGGCCGATATTTAAAAATGTATATTTGATTTTAAATTCATCATTTTCTTCACTAGCAAGACCGAGATTTAAGAGCTGATCTCTCATCTCATCAACCAAGCTATCACTTTGAGTTAGAATTTGATATTTATCAATAGGATAATCCTTTCTCAATGGATGTCCAATAAATTCTTTATGATTTAATATGCGTCTAAGGTTTGGATGATTATCAAATTTAACTCCATATTGGTCATAGCACTCTCTTTCAGCCCAATTAGCGCTTTTATAAATTTGACTAACGCTTGCTATGCTCTCATTCTCGTCAAGATCAACTTGAATAATAAAATTACTACCCTTTAAAGAGCTAAATATATAATACAAACTAAATCTTTTTGGATTGTTTAAATTCAAATTATCCACACAAGCAATATCAGCCAAAATCTCATATTTCATCTCATCACGAGCGAATTTAACCGCTTCAAAAATACGCTCTTTATCGATTATAGCCGTGATAATGCCATTATATTCAGAGATTTTAGAATTAAATTTAGATATAAACGAATTAACCATCTAAAAGCCCCTTAAAATCTCTATGGCGATCTTTGATACTACCGGCTTTTATCTTTTGTTGGATAGCTAAAATCGCATCGATTATCGCCTCAGGCCTTGGCGGACAGCCACTGATATAGGCATCAACTGGTATTATCTGATCTATCCCTTGAAGTGTGGTATAATTATCATAAAATCCCCCACTACTAGC is part of the Campylobacter lanienae NCTC 13004 genome and harbors:
- the nuoF gene encoding NADH-quinone oxidoreductase subunit NuoF, whose protein sequence is MKVVSARFDIPNANKIEVAKAHGAYANLDEILKMPRMDIVDAIDKSGLRGKGGGGGHCGTKWKNMIAWPSEKRYLVVNGDESEPGTCKDKYIFNLDPHLLIEGIIISAYALGACRAYIYIRGEYEKEYQSIQRAINESKDERRGLEIIVCKGAGAYICGEKSALLESIEGKRGHPRLKPHNRAEPDFLFGSACVVNNVETIASVPFIVKNGWEKYRSVGTPKSPGTLLFAVTGCVNTPCVKEMPFGTKMIDFINEFGGGVWKNRELKAVIPGGSSAAVLTKDEVMKATLDYENLWEYKSALGTGGMMVFDDTISMPKVLLNLLEFYTEESCGQCTPCREGCGWGMRVVERICKGEGSKKDLQILKDICFMLDGKTICVFAPAVKDVIIGFITKFEDEFLALCKD
- a CDS encoding complex I 24 kDa subunit family protein, whose amino-acid sequence is MSFEFTKDELEGLNNLRTKVDDDRALVLPALWILQRRQGFISSEDILYLEKTLGIKAIFFAEVMGFYSMFNESKKGKYELKFCKTITCKLRGSDEVIKAASDLLGIKMGETTSDGLFSLGESECLGYCEKAPCMLSNLEQIGDLTKESITELIERLRRENEGR
- a CDS encoding NADH-quinone oxidoreductase subunit D, whose amino-acid sequence is MVNSFISKFNSKISEYNGIITAIIDKERIFEAVKFARDEMKYEILADIACVDNLNLNNPKRFSLYYIFSSLKGSNFIIQVDLDENESIASVSQIYKSANWAERECYDQYGVKFDNHPNLRRILNHKEFIGHPLRKDYPIDKYQILTQSDSLVDEMRDQLLNLGLASEENDEFKIKYTFLNIGPSHPATHGTIRNFMALDGEKIAACVTEIGYLHRGFEKSCETHTYAQIIPYTDRLNYCSAMLNNVGYAKAVEDILGVTLPDRAIFMRVILGELARIIDHEVCLGAMFVDMGALTNYWYLYNPREKIYNFLSRLTGARFTNSFARIGGMAHDFYDGWEDELLSYLKEVEKGLDDTLTLIEKNRIFLDRVQNICKISAQDALSYGFTGPNLRASGVDYDLRKDKPYYYYDSFDFNIPVGSCGDIYDRMFVRFYEMKESVSIIRQAIKRIPNGDICIKDKDIILPPKSEVYGNIEALINHFKIIFDGIKLPVGHFYGATEGGNGELGFFIVSDGGNMPYRLKLRPPCFYALNAFSDMVRGGLIADSILNLGSINIIAGELDR